The DNA region CATCGCCGATCCTCGCGATTGCCTTTAGGAGCGCGCGTGGCACCGACTTTTCTGGGACCTCTACCCCTTGCGTCTCCAGGATTTGTGAGATGAAGCTCCGGAATTCCACCGGCGCACCGTCGGTGATGAAATACACCTCTCCGCCTGTGCCCCGGCTCAGGGTCAAATCTATTCCCAGGCATAAATTTGCAATGTGCGTGGTCGACGTCAGGTAAGTTCCCCCATCGATCCACGCCATTTGCCCCGATCGTGCAGCCTGCACCAACATCGGCAGCGCGGTGGTGTCGTCCCGTCCCCAGACGAAGCGTGGGCGCACGACCATTATGCGGAGCTCCAGTGAGTTGAACGACAGAGCAGTCTTTTCCGCAGCGGCTTTGCTCCGTGAATAGCCACCGGCTGGGCGGCGAGGGAAAGGCCGTGACTCACTGGCGTTGACGATAGGGTGCCCATCGGCGAGCACGGATTCGCTGCTGATATGCACAGCCCGGCCAATGCCGGCCTTTCGAGCCATCTGGAAGACACGGCGCGTGCCCTCCCGGTTGGTCCTTTGCTGCGCTTCCGTGGACCGGCCGTGATCGGTGTTCGCGGCGGCGTGCACCAGAGCATCGCAGCCTTTCATGGATCCGGCGAGATCTGTTGAAACGATGTCGCCGACGACCGGCGTTGCGCCAAGCTCGCGTATGAGATCGGCGCCTGACTCACCTCTCGACAGACCAATGACATTAGCTCCTGCGGCCACGAAGTGTCGGACGAGATTGCGTCCAACATAGCCACTCGCTCCGGTGATGAAGATGCGTTCCGGGAAATTGGGCGCAAGCGCGCTGGTGGCCGGCGATGCGCCCGCCTTCTTATCGTTTGTCATGATGTTATCCTGTTGGTGTTGTTGTCAGTCGGTCCCTGGCAGCGGACGCTCTTGTGGCTCTACAGCCGCGAGCCATTGAAGTTCGCGCAGGATCCGCGCGCGCTCTTCGTTGCTGAACCGATGAAAGTCCAGATTCTCAAGTAATTTCAGGCCTTCGAGGGCAAGGTAGGCCAGCTGCGCCCCTCTTGGAGATTGGGCCGTCCGCTGAACGTCTTCGATGACCCGGGCTTGATTGGCCTGCATCTTGGCGCGCAGCGCCTTGTCCAGGACCAGTGCGGCGCTCAAGTTGAGGGCGGCATTGCGGAAGGGCTCCGAAATGGGGGTTCGGGCGCCCAGTATCCTGCCCGTGATCGCTCGGTTCTCGTGTGTATCAAGACTCCCTTCCAGCTGCCCATGCATGGCATTGTCCCGAGCGAAGGCCCTTTCCACGACAGCCTCAAGCACGGCTTGCTTGGTCTTGAAGTCATAGAGGACGCTGGCCTTGCTAATTCCTGCCTCTTTCGCGACCCGGTCGATCGATAGATTTGCCGCACCATCGCGCGCGACAACTCGTTCGGCGGCGTCGAGAATGCCTTGCTGATCGATTGCCCGCTTGCGGCCCATAACATCGCCTTTTATTTCCAACCATCCGGTTATAAAAAATCTGGAGTTATCGTCAAGGGTAACGGCCCCCTACCGCTGTGGAGAGCGCGGAAAGCGGTCCGGCCTTGAGTTCGGCGACTTCTTCGCCGCCCACTGGAGCCCTTCGTTCCCTTTGTGCACGCGCTGCCAAGCGGTCATTGCTCTCCAGCCTGCCTCGAACCGGCTGCTGAAGCTCTCGTCAACTTCCGCGCAACCAGGCCAGCACGGCCAGCACACGACGATGTTCCTGCTGGTCGTCGAGCAGACCAAGCTTGGAGAAGATGGTCGATATGTGCTTCTCCACGGTCCCCGCTCCGATGTCGAAGCGAAGAGCGATGGCGGCATTGGTAAGCCCCTCGGCCATTGCCCCCAGAACGTCTCGTTCGCGAGGAGTCAAGGATTGGAGAGGATTCTGACCACCTTTAAGCAAGCCGCTGATCACCTCCGGATCGAGCACCGTCCCCCCGGAAACGATACGCTGGATGGAATCGTAGAACGTATCGATGTCCACCAGGCGATCCTTGAGGAGATACCCGACGAAGCCTTGCCCATCGGCAAGTAACTCCTGCGCGTACACCCTTTCAACAAACTGACTGAGAATGAGCACCGGAAACCTGGAGTATTCTCGCCGTAAGGCAATGGCCAACTTCAGACCCTCATCGGCGAAGCCCGGTGGCATCCTCACGTCCATGATGGCGAGATCGATCTCAAGATTTGGCAGCGCCCGCATGAACTCGTCGCCGTCCGCAAAGGCCCCTGCAACGACGAAGGAAGCTTCCTCGATCAGCCTCACCAGTCCCTCGCGGAGGAGCACCGAGTCCTCTACGATGGCGATCCGCAGCGATTGTTCTGACAAGCCGTTTTCCTCACTTCTGTCCGACTGGGTCGGCACTGCCATGCCGTGGTCTTGCTCAACTATGACTATCGAGCGGGACTTGGCTTCCAAGCCCTCGCATCATCCGAAAGTTCAGCGGCAATCGTCCAAAAGCCGTCCGACCCCGGTCGTGCTCATCGCCGCGATACAAGTGCGCCCGAAGTTAGTGGAGGGCCGTTTTCCCGCGTCGGCAGTTTACTCCATCACAAGCTTCGCCACACTCATTCCCCAGGGCTGACAAGCCGGGTTTCGTACCCGATGATCACCAGCTGCGCGCGGTCGCGCGCGTTCATTTTCCCAAGAATGCGACTGACATGCGTCTTTGCCGTCAGCGGTGACATGCCGAGCGCTCTTCCGATCTCGGCGTTGGTCTTGCCACGTGCGACCTCGACCAGTACTTCGCGTTCACGATGGCTCAGAACATCGAGAGGACCCGGGTCGCCAGGACGAATGACAGGTCTGCGAACGAAGTCCGCAACGAGACGCTTGGTCACCGTTGGCGAGATCAGGACGTTGCCGGCGGCGGCGGCGGTGATGGCCTCGATTAGGAGTTGGGGAGGAGTGTCCTTGAGCAGGAAGCCCGAAGCACCCGCTCTCAGCGCCTCGTAGATGTACTCGTCGAGCGCGAACGTGGTGAGCACTAGAACCTTGATAGCGCCGAGCCGTGCGTCGCCGCAGATCGCCCGCGTCGCTTCAAGCCCGTCCATGCGAGGCATGCGGATGTCCATCAGCACTACGTCTGGACGTGTACGCCGGGTCTCGGCGATCGCCTGCGCGCCGTCGCCTACCTCGCCGACGACCTCGATGCCCGGCTCGCTGGCCAGTAGGGCGGCGAAGCCGCGACGCACTAGCTCCTGATCATCCGCCAGCAACACGCGGATGGCGTGAGCCGTCACCTCAAGCTCTTGCGACCGAGCACTCATGCCTTCAAACCGTCGGATAACTGGTAAGGCACGAAAGCGCGCACCACGAATCCGCCATCGTCGGTTCGTTCGGCTTGCACGGTGCCACCAAGTAGTTCTGCTCTCTCTCGAATCGCGACCAGCCCGATCCCAGTCCCGGGAGCAGCGGCGCGTGGTGTGGCCGGAGCGTCGTTCGACACCGTGACGTGCGCGCCGCTGTCGGTGTGCCGGAGGTGGACGGTGGCAGGCACCTGGCCGGCGTGGCGGGCGACATTGACCAGGCACTCGTGCACGATGCGGTGCACCGTCAGCACGGTGCTATCCGCCACGCCTATGGGAAAGCGCCCCTCCTCGATCAACTCGACCTCTTTCGGGTGCCCCTCGGCGGCAATCACGTCGCTCAGCGGCGTCGTCGCCACCGGCGTCGGGCGGAGCGGAACCGACTCGTCGGATCGAAGGAGCCCGAGCAGGGACCTCAGTTCGTCGAGCGATCGCCTGCCTGTCTTGTTAATATCCACGAGCGCGACGTGAGCCGCTGCAGGATCGCGCTCGAACCTGTGGGCGGCAATGCCGGATTGGACAGTGATCGCCGAGAGCGAATGGGCGACGATGTCATGCAGATCGTAGGCAATGCGAAGCCGTTCCGCCTGCAGCCGCTCGGCAACCTCGTGGTCCACCGCTTCGGCCCGACGCCGCAGGTTGGCGCGGCTGGCCTCAGCCGCAGCGATCGGGAGCAAGAGAACTGCCGCGTCGGTGACCCACTCCAGCCAGAACGGCTCGTCGTCGAGTTGCACCCCGATGCTGGCCACCACGATCGCAACGACTGATGCGAACCAGATCACGGAACGGTCATCGCTCCGGCGCACGATTTGAAAAAGTCCCACGACAAGCAGCGGTCGAAGGCCGACCGGGCTAGCGGTCCATGTGAGCGTAATGATGTCGAGCGCGCTAACCGCTACCAAAGTGGCCCGGCCAAACCTGTCGCCGCCGACGATCAGCAATACTGCGGCGATGCACCCTGTCGCGATCCCCGGAAGTTGTCGCTCCGCCACGACGTCCGGATCGGAAACGAGCACGCTGATTGACACGGTGAGCGCGGCAAGAAGCACAGCCAGATCGACAAGCCCAATCCGGCGCTCGACGTGTTTCACAAAACCACCATCGTACTGACCGAAGGTAGTCTTCTTGCCTGGCGGCATTTTCCTGTACCTGCACAATTCATCGATTGTTCGATCAAAGCGTTGTCCCTCCGCTCCTGTGCGTGGTTTGGCACACTGGTTTGATGACCGCAGGCGCCAGACACCAGCTGCAAGTATAGGAGGGTGGGGCGCAAACACTGGAGCACATTCTGGAACATGCATCGCCGTCTCGCCACGGCCATCTGCCGCCCCGGAGAGCAGGTCTGGCTTGCACCCAACGACAGCGGACAAGATTGCTTGGCGAAGATGCAGCGATGTTCAATGCTATTGGCTGTATCCTGAGGATACAGCCAACACGATATCCGGTGTCGACCCTGCCGCCACCGAAACCACCGGTTTCGGACGCGTCAGACCTTTATGCCGAACAGCTTTTCCGCATTGCGGAATGCGATCTTCTCCTTGGCCTCACGAGGCAAATCTACCGCCCGGAACCAGTCGGTTCCCTGCTTCATGTCGGCGAACGGATAGTCGGTGCCGAACATTACCCGATCCACACTGATGTACCTCAGCAAAAGGTGGAGCAGTTCATCCTGGAAGAAGGCGCTGGTGGTGTACCAGAAATTGTCGCTGAAGTATTGCCCGAGCGGCTTGTCCAGTGAACCTTCGGTGGATTCGCTCATATCCCCCACGATGCGCTCGTAGTAGAAGGGAAGCCCCTCTCCCATGTGGCCGAGGATCATCTGCAGTTTAGGGAACCTGTCGAACGTCCCCGTGAAGATCAGTCGAAGGCATTGCGTAAGGGCCTCCTGGTGCCATCCATAGCCTGAACCACTGAAAATGTAGTTCTGGAACGTCTGGTCATCGCCTGGCCGTGTCGTGCGGTAATAGATATCATAGACTGCTTCAGGTGGGTAACCCGGATGCAGGTAAATGGGCACACCAAGTGCTTCGGCACGCGCCAGCAGGGGGTCAAAGTCGGGATGGTCGAGGAATTTTTCTCCGATGAATCCATTGGTCATGGCTCCCACAAAGCCATCTTCCCGAACGGCGCGTTCAAGTTCGTCCGCTGATGCCTCGGGGTCCTGCAGAGGAAGGGTTGCATAGGCCTGATAGCGCCCGGGATAGGTGGCCATCGGGCCCTCGGCGATCATCTTGTTGAGACGGTACGCAAAATCGATGCCTTCCTGACCGGGGACATCTTGCACGCCCGGTGTATGTGCGGAGAGGATCTGAACATTAATCCCCGCCTCGTCCATCTTGGCGATGCGGTCAGGGCCGATTTCGAGAAGACCGGTCCCCTCGAGATACTCCACGTGTTCATCGTTGATCGCATTCAGTGCGATCAATTCGTCGGTGGTATAGGTCTCTTCCGTGGCAATGAATTTCAGGTCCTGGTCCCGCAAGGCGATGACCGATTCGGCCGCGGCGGCGCGGGTGACAATGGCCGGCGCGGCCAGTCCGGCACCAACACCAAGTGCAGCCGCTCCGCCCAGAAATGTGCGGCGTCCCATTGCGAGGTTCTTTTGCGGTTTGTCGGTTGGTTTCATGTCAGATGTGCTCCGAGGTTTGTGTCTCCCATCAAGGTATTGGCCGCCGACAGTGGCCGCATCCGCCCGCGGGATGTGAGGCCTACTCCCACCGGAGTACACCCGCTCGAGAACCTCGTTCCCAAGGAGGGCGCCGAAGAAGGAGCCTGGCAAGCCACTGGGCTGAGTCAAAGCAGTTGCGCCGATCGGACCACGGTCTGGGCGATCTCGCCCAATCTGGGTCACTCATCGATCGGCTTACTCGAACCTGCCATCCGTGCGAACGATCGATAGCGGCCCAACGCATTGAAATGACAAGCCGGTCATACCGGTGCGATGTGGCGGTTCAGTTGCGCCGCGCTTGCCAGACGCGCATAGGAACGAGGAATGCGCCGACCAGCACAGCAATGACCAAGTCATCGCCCATCACGCCATAGGCGCCCGGCAGCGCCTCCATCGCCGACATCGGCCATGGCTTGATCCCGTCGACAACCAGATAGCCGATAAGCGGGAGAATGATCTGCCAATGGTCGCGAGGACGCACGAAAGTCAGCAACAAGGCCGCACCCGCCACCTCGTCCACGACGATACGGCCATCGTCGGCGATGCCGGTTGATCGTTCTGACTGATACGAAGCCCACCAGCCAACGAGAATGATGCCGAGAGTAAATGGCCAGAAGATCGGAGGTCTTTGGCCGAAAGCGCAATAGACAGGGAGGATCGAAAAAACCGCTGCCAGCGTGGGGACGATCGGTGAAAGACCAAGGCCAAACCAAGTCGAAAAGGCAAATGCCACCCAATCCACGGCGTGCACTATCGGGCGCCGTTCGAGAGCAGATGGAACGCTCGATCGATGCAGAAGCCGGCCATAAACGAGAGGAGCACTGCGACCGTCATCGCGAGAATGGGGTTTTTGTCGAACCAGACCCCCGCAAACACCGCGATCAGAAAAGTGTAACCGGCCCAAGCCGCACCGGCGATGGCCGAGATCGGTGCGAACCTATGCCATGGAAAGCCGGTCGCTCCTGCGGTTATGTTCACCGCTGTCCGGCCGACCGGGATCTCGCGCGCCGTCAGGATGATCAGCACGGGTCGCCGATTGAGTTCCTTACGCGCCCACATACTGGCGCGGGCCACCATTTGCCATTTCGACCCACTGATCCGCTCTTGCCCAAGAAACCTGCCGAAAAGATAGGCTATATTGTCGCCGCACACGGCGCCCGCTACGGTTGCTGCTATGAGCAGGTACATTTCGGGCGTCCCTGTTGACGCCGACAGCGCAGCAAGAGCGACGACGACCACCTCGCTCGGTATTGGCGGGAAGAAGGCGTCGATGAGGACGAATGCGAAGATCAGCACGTAAATCCAGGGCGACCCCAGAAGTGGAGAGATGATCTGGTTCCATAAGTCCATGTGAGACGCGGCTTCCGATGAGTGGTCCAAGGCATCATCATGACGGTGATGATCGGGGGGCACATCCGCCAGCGGGAGTTGAGGACTACTCTGGTGGGAGTATGTACTCTCGGAGATTTGGCTTATTCGTGCTCACACGCTTTCGAAATGCGTTCCATGGGCAAATGTGAGTTGCTCAATCATCGACTTCGCTCAACGAGCGTTTTCGGAAGTTCGGAGGCGACCGCCTTCACGATCGGCAATCCTGCAGCTATCGACTGGCGATCATCCGTTTCATGAGAGCCTGGACGGGATGCGCAGGGTGGCCGAAGTGGGACCACCTCGCGGACTGTCCACTGAGAACTGACCTCCGAGGCCCTCGATCCTTTCGGCGATTCCAGCAAGCCCATGCCCAGGCACCATCCTTGCGCCGCCGGCTCCGTCATCAGCGATCGTCACGGCGATCGTCTGCCCATTTGACTCCGTCCCACAGGCAATGGTGACCTGATTTGCGCCGCTATGCTTTGTGGTGTTGGCCAGAAGTTCCGCGACCACGAAGTAGATGCCCTGCTGCACAGCGGGCGGGATCTCGATACTAGGATCCAATGCCGTCGAGACGGTGGTGGGGATCGAATTGCGCTCGGCCAGTGCCGCCAAAGCTGCTGTCAGTCCCCGATCCTGCAAAATCGGAGGAGCCAACCCTCGCACCAGGCTCCGCAGTTCGTCGAGGGTCAGAGCTGATCGGCGCCCTGCTTCCGCGAGCAATTCGGCAGCGCCCTTGGGGTCGCTGCCAAGCTTGCGCAGCGTCCGGCCCTCGGCGGCCACCCCCGACTGCCGGGACCTGCGCAGGCCTGCCATCTGGGCATCGAGTTCCTCGGGGCTGTACCTCCCAAGGAACACCCTCGCAATGCGGTCATGAAGCGCAACCATAGTCCGGGTGAACCACGGCAGCCCGGCTGCCGCGGCAGCGCCGAGCACGGAATAGGCAAGGACCGTGAGGGCGCCATGCACGAAGGGCGGGGGCGTCCAAACCGTCGGCCACCAAACTATCGGGTCGGTGATCTCTCGCGACAGCATCACGGCCCAGTCGTTCCAGATCCACCGCGTGGCGCCATTCACAATGGTGGCGATCCAGACGAGAGCCAAGCTGCCGGTGAAAGTGCCCAGCGCAAGGTAGAGCCCACTATGGACGATATAGCTCCACTGGTGGCCGTCGAGCAGAACCAACCTAATACGCTGCCACCAGCCCTGGTCGTTGAAGTCCGGCCAGCTCGGCGGCTCGATTGCCACGGCACCCGCCCAGGTGAGGCGCTGGATCTCCAGCGCCCCGAACCAGCGAGCCAATCCTGCTGCGGCGAAAAGCAGAATGAGACCAATGCCTAGCACGGTCAAACCAGCGCCGACCGAAACCAGCACTATCATCAGCACTGGCACCGTGAGAGCCAGCGGCAAGGCGGTCAACAGGAACAGGCTCTGGCGCGGCACCGGCGCCCACCGCTCGCGACTGAAGAGCGAGCGGAAGGTAGCTGTCATTGTTTTCACAAAAGTCGGGGGAGTGGGTTGTGCCTTCTGGTTCATCATCCCCTCCTAGTAGCTCACGCCGATTTTCAGCAGGTTGTAGACGAATGCCGTCCAGATCACCCCGATTGAGGCGAGCGCAAAAGTGATGGCGACGATGATCGACCACACGCCTCGCCGATCACGAATAGCGTAGGCGGCATTGGCTGCGGCGCTGGCGCCCAGGCCAAACGATCCGATCACCGTCAGGGC from Devosia sp. RR2S18 includes:
- a CDS encoding NAD-dependent epimerase/dehydratase family protein; the protein is MTNDKKAGASPATSALAPNFPERIFITGASGYVGRNLVRHFVAAGANVIGLSRGESGADLIRELGATPVVGDIVSTDLAGSMKGCDALVHAAANTDHGRSTEAQQRTNREGTRRVFQMARKAGIGRAVHISSESVLADGHPIVNASESRPFPRRPAGGYSRSKAAAEKTALSFNSLELRIMVVRPRFVWGRDDTTALPMLVQAARSGQMAWIDGGTYLTSTTHIANLCLGIDLTLSRGTGGEVYFITDGAPVEFRSFISQILETQGVEVPEKSVPRALLKAIARIGDAVGKISGGRIAAPLTMQSYATSAVEVTLDIGKARTELGYVPVFSREAGLAELREQTVRGRRSE
- a CDS encoding TetR/AcrR family transcriptional regulator, with protein sequence MGRKRAIDQQGILDAAERVVARDGAANLSIDRVAKEAGISKASVLYDFKTKQAVLEAVVERAFARDNAMHGQLEGSLDTHENRAITGRILGARTPISEPFRNAALNLSAALVLDKALRAKMQANQARVIEDVQRTAQSPRGAQLAYLALEGLKLLENLDFHRFSNEERARILRELQWLAAVEPQERPLPGTD
- a CDS encoding response regulator transcription factor, producing MSEQSLRIAIVEDSVLLREGLVRLIEEASFVVAGAFADGDEFMRALPNLEIDLAIMDVRMPPGFADEGLKLAIALRREYSRFPVLILSQFVERVYAQELLADGQGFVGYLLKDRLVDIDTFYDSIQRIVSGGTVLDPEVISGLLKGGQNPLQSLTPRERDVLGAMAEGLTNAAIALRFDIGAGTVEKHISTIFSKLGLLDDQQEHRRVLAVLAWLRGS
- a CDS encoding response regulator transcription factor; translated protein: MSARSQELEVTAHAIRVLLADDQELVRRGFAALLASEPGIEVVGEVGDGAQAIAETRRTRPDVVLMDIRMPRMDGLEATRAICGDARLGAIKVLVLTTFALDEYIYEALRAGASGFLLKDTPPQLLIEAITAAAAGNVLISPTVTKRLVADFVRRPVIRPGDPGPLDVLSHREREVLVEVARGKTNAEIGRALGMSPLTAKTHVSRILGKMNARDRAQLVIIGYETRLVSPGE
- a CDS encoding sensor histidine kinase translates to MPPGKKTTFGQYDGGFVKHVERRIGLVDLAVLLAALTVSISVLVSDPDVVAERQLPGIATGCIAAVLLIVGGDRFGRATLVAVSALDIITLTWTASPVGLRPLLVVGLFQIVRRSDDRSVIWFASVVAIVVASIGVQLDDEPFWLEWVTDAAVLLLPIAAAEASRANLRRRAEAVDHEVAERLQAERLRIAYDLHDIVAHSLSAITVQSGIAAHRFERDPAAAHVALVDINKTGRRSLDELRSLLGLLRSDESVPLRPTPVATTPLSDVIAAEGHPKEVELIEEGRFPIGVADSTVLTVHRIVHECLVNVARHAGQVPATVHLRHTDSGAHVTVSNDAPATPRAAAPGTGIGLVAIRERAELLGGTVQAERTDDGGFVVRAFVPYQLSDGLKA
- a CDS encoding amidohydrolase family protein, coding for MKPTDKPQKNLAMGRRTFLGGAAALGVGAGLAAPAIVTRAAAAESVIALRDQDLKFIATEETYTTDELIALNAINDEHVEYLEGTGLLEIGPDRIAKMDEAGINVQILSAHTPGVQDVPGQEGIDFAYRLNKMIAEGPMATYPGRYQAYATLPLQDPEASADELERAVREDGFVGAMTNGFIGEKFLDHPDFDPLLARAEALGVPIYLHPGYPPEAVYDIYYRTTRPGDDQTFQNYIFSGSGYGWHQEALTQCLRLIFTGTFDRFPKLQMILGHMGEGLPFYYERIVGDMSESTEGSLDKPLGQYFSDNFWYTTSAFFQDELLHLLLRYISVDRVMFGTDYPFADMKQGTDWFRAVDLPREAKEKIAFRNAEKLFGIKV
- a CDS encoding phosphatidylglycerophosphatase A produces the protein MHAVDWVAFAFSTWFGLGLSPIVPTLAAVFSILPVYCAFGQRPPIFWPFTLGIILVGWWASYQSERSTGIADDGRIVVDEVAGAALLLTFVRPRDHWQIILPLIGYLVVDGIKPWPMSAMEALPGAYGVMGDDLVIAVLVGAFLVPMRVWQARRN
- a CDS encoding DedA family protein; protein product: MDLWNQIISPLLGSPWIYVLIFAFVLIDAFFPPIPSEVVVVALAALSASTGTPEMYLLIAATVAGAVCGDNIAYLFGRFLGQERISGSKWQMVARASMWARKELNRRPVLIILTAREIPVGRTAVNITAGATGFPWHRFAPISAIAGAAWAGYTFLIAVFAGVWFDKNPILAMTVAVLLSFMAGFCIDRAFHLLSNGAR
- a CDS encoding sensor histidine kinase, producing MTATFRSLFSRERWAPVPRQSLFLLTALPLALTVPVLMIVLVSVGAGLTVLGIGLILLFAAAGLARWFGALEIQRLTWAGAVAIEPPSWPDFNDQGWWQRIRLVLLDGHQWSYIVHSGLYLALGTFTGSLALVWIATIVNGATRWIWNDWAVMLSREITDPIVWWPTVWTPPPFVHGALTVLAYSVLGAAAAAGLPWFTRTMVALHDRIARVFLGRYSPEELDAQMAGLRRSRQSGVAAEGRTLRKLGSDPKGAAELLAEAGRRSALTLDELRSLVRGLAPPILQDRGLTAALAALAERNSIPTTVSTALDPSIEIPPAVQQGIYFVVAELLANTTKHSGANQVTIACGTESNGQTIAVTIADDGAGGARMVPGHGLAGIAERIEGLGGQFSVDSPRGGPTSATLRIPSRLS